TCCCAGTCGATGGCTAAGCCAAGACGCTGCAATTGTTGCCGCATTTGAGCAATATTTTGATAAGTCCACTTAGCTGGTGGAACTCCTCTATCAATGGCGGCGTTTTCTGCTGGCAAGCCAAAGGCATCCCAACCCATTGGGTGTAATACCCGATAGCCTTGCATTCGCTTGAGACGAGCAATTACATCGCTAATTGTATAATTACGGACGTGACCCATATGTAGGCTGCCCGATGGATAGGGGAACATGGATAAAGCGTAGAATTTTGGCTTATTGCTGTTGGTAGGTGTTTTATCTAAGCCAAGTTCAGTCCATGTTTTTTGCCATTTTTCCTCAATCTCTACTGGAATATATCGCGAATCCACCGAAAGTTCTCCTACTGGGTCTGTAATCGTGTCTGCCTCCATATTGTAGATGATGCTAGGCAACAGAAGGAGTTGGTTAACACGAGGATGACTAAATCAAATGCAAAATTTTCTGGCGGAGTGCGAGTCTTTGTTTACGGCACTCTCAAACCAGGTGAAGCTAATTATGGTAAATATTGTAGTCACAAAATGGTTGATGCCCAAAGAGCATTTGCTCTAGGCGAATTATTTGCTCTGCCCATGGGCTACCCAGCCATGACAACTGGAGAATACCCTGTCCACGGTTATTTACTCTCTTTTGCCGAAGGCAGCATCTTAGACGCCCTAGACGAACTGGAAGATTACCACCCCACTAGACAAATCTCAGAAAACCTGTATAATCGTCAACAAGTAGAGATATATAATCTGAAAGGGTTATCCTTCGGTTATGCCTGGGTCTACTTGATGACTCTGGAGCAAATTTACCATTTAGGGGGCATTCCCCAACCTGAGGGTTGGTGGAGTGGTTGCGGTTTAACCGCCAAGCGGGGTTGTGATTTGTGATTTAACAGCCCGCTTGGCGATTAATTAATGTCTTGTTCTACTGCCTTTGGTCGATGTTTCTCTGGAAGTGCTGGCTTTTTTGGAAAAACCACCGCTGCTTTAGGAATTTCGATCACTGGCTTGTTTAAAGCTACCATCAGCGGTGAAACTGGAGCTACAGGTGTTGTGGTAGCTTGTGTAGTTTTGCTGATTGGTTTTTGCGCCAGTTGCAGATGAGATTCACCACCTGGTAGCAAACCAGATATTGTGCCAACAACGCAAGCAGCGATCGCTGCACCACCAAAGACCCAAACTAATCGGGAACGGCGGTGCAAACGCGCTAATACTTGCTCGGCAACAACGCTCTTGCTTTGGGCTGCTGGCACCGGCAAAGTTGTCAAGCCTTGCCGTAGCTTTAATAATCGTCCATACAAACATTGAACAGCAGCATCGTTTGCTAGCCATTCTTCTACTTGCCTGCTTTCGGCGGCTGTGACTTCACCGTCTAGATAAGCACTTAATAACTCGAAGCGATCGCGCTTCATCATATCCATAGCGCCCGTTGATTCATAGGTATGCTGTGCCATTCCATCTGACA
Above is a window of Nostoc sp. UHCC 0702 DNA encoding:
- a CDS encoding transcriptional regulator, with protein sequence MTTDSPFPNRSHWQDHKDLSDGMAQHTYESTGAMDMMKRDRFELLSAYLDGEVTAAESRQVEEWLANDAAVQCLYGRLLKLRQGLTTLPVPAAQSKSVVAEQVLARLHRRSRLVWVFGGAAIAACVVGTISGLLPGGESHLQLAQKPISKTTQATTTPVAPVSPLMVALNKPVIEIPKAAVVFPKKPALPEKHRPKAVEQDIN
- a CDS encoding gamma-glutamylcyclotransferase, whose amino-acid sequence is MTKSNAKFSGGVRVFVYGTLKPGEANYGKYCSHKMVDAQRAFALGELFALPMGYPAMTTGEYPVHGYLLSFAEGSILDALDELEDYHPTRQISENLYNRQQVEIYNLKGLSFGYAWVYLMTLEQIYHLGGIPQPEGWWSGCGLTAKRGCDL